A window from Exiguobacterium marinum DSM 16307 encodes these proteins:
- a CDS encoding DUF948 domain-containing protein, with protein sequence MEITLGGIAGLIAALAFVVLVIFLARVLSNVNRTLGSVANTTENLERQLDGITMEVTALLHKTNRLVDNVEEKTELLAPVAHALDELGTSLNEVTESVRTVSTSVHSAADENKEQIAQAVRWGSVAVELFKKNKPESSTSKERPRRRTRREKKEETPVSPDMINTDDTIK encoded by the coding sequence ATGGAAATCACATTAGGAGGCATTGCTGGCCTAATTGCGGCACTCGCATTTGTCGTACTCGTCATTTTCTTGGCGCGTGTTTTATCAAATGTAAACCGTACCCTTGGAAGCGTCGCCAATACGACCGAAAATTTAGAACGCCAGCTCGATGGAATCACAATGGAAGTGACGGCGCTCTTACATAAGACGAACCGTCTCGTGGATAATGTGGAAGAGAAGACTGAATTGCTCGCTCCTGTTGCCCACGCTCTTGACGAACTAGGGACATCACTGAACGAGGTTACTGAGTCAGTTCGTACTGTGTCGACTTCTGTTCACTCGGCAGCTGACGAAAATAAGGAGCAGATTGCTCAAGCCGTTCGATGGGGATCGGTTGCGGTTGAACTATTTAAAAAGAATAAACCGGAATCGTCAACTTCAAAAGAACGTCCACGACGTCGTACACGTCGTGAAAAGAAAGAAGAAACACCTGTATCACCTGATATGATTAATACAGATGATACGATTAAATAA